In [Leptolyngbya] sp. PCC 7376, a genomic segment contains:
- a CDS encoding IS630 transposase-related protein gives MPAAYSLDLRTKAVAAVDQGQRKSHICRTFNITRNTLDLWLKRRATTGSLTPKMEYHHGPRLKIDDLKAFCIFAQKYSHLTRKEMAQLWPTSVSTTTIGIALRSQNVTRKKTIDTKSEMNH, from the coding sequence ATGCCAGCAGCATATAGTCTTGACCTACGCACTAAGGCCGTCGCAGCCGTTGACCAAGGTCAGCGTAAAAGTCATATTTGCCGCACCTTTAACATTACTCGTAACACCCTCGATTTATGGCTAAAACGACGGGCAACAACCGGTTCCCTCACACCGAAGATGGAATATCACCATGGGCCTCGGCTGAAAATTGATGACTTAAAGGCTTTCTGCATCTTTGCTCAGAAATATAGTCATCTCACCCGAAAGGAAATGGCTCAACTATGGCCTACGTCAGTAAGCACTACGACCATTGGTATCGCTCTGCGGAGTCAAAATGTTACCCGCAAAAAAACTATCGATACCAAGAGCGAGATGAATCATTGA
- a CDS encoding transposase, with product MRQAFRQQLHGLAPERLVYVDDSVFQYTLEYHYGYCHRSEYFYADKPAHRTERLSVIGAWRQREVIAPMVTKGYINSAVFCQWFETYLVPELLPGQMVILDNAIAAKEKVRT from the coding sequence TTGAGGCAAGCCTTTCGACAACAGCTTCATGGTTTGGCACCAGAACGTTTGGTGTATGTGGATGACAGTGTATTTCAATATACCCTCGAGTATCACTATGGTTACTGCCATCGCTCAGAATATTTTTATGCTGACAAACCGGCTCATCGTACGGAACGATTGAGTGTGATAGGAGCATGGCGCCAAAGGGAGGTTATTGCTCCGATGGTGACTAAAGGCTACATCAATAGTGCAGTGTTTTGTCAGTGGTTTGAAACTTACCTAGTGCCAGAGTTATTGCCGGGTCAAATGGTCATTCTGGACAATGCTATAGCAGCGAAGGAGAAGGTTAGGACATAG
- a CDS encoding co-chaperone YbbN — MTKAEYVKNEAELDALLSSEAVLVLDCTATWCGPCKLVAPLMDQLADEFQDRATVMKIDVDSNKFVGTRYGLSSIPAVIFFQNGEFRETLVGVKAYEEFSHTVKRYLL; from the coding sequence ATGACAAAGGCTGAATATGTAAAAAATGAAGCGGAATTAGATGCTCTCCTGAGTAGCGAAGCTGTATTAGTGCTTGATTGTACGGCAACTTGGTGCGGTCCCTGTAAATTAGTGGCCCCTTTGATGGATCAACTAGCTGATGAGTTTCAAGATCGCGCTACAGTCATGAAAATAGATGTTGATAGCAACAAGTTTGTAGGCACACGATATGGGCTCAGCAGTATTCCAGCTGTAATCTTTTTTCAGAATGGAGAGTTCAGAGAAACATTGGTTGGTGTCAAAGCTTATGAAGAGTTTAGTCACACAGTAAAAAGATATTTACTCTAA
- a CDS encoding recombinase family protein: MAANSPKDLSAWERLERGRQAKAESGGYAGFGSPAFGQRSINGELVDDPAECQIIELVRRHHKSGKSLQKIADWLNAQGYTTKRGKPWRRISVKRILDRLYGKTPRTSGKII; this comes from the coding sequence ATGGCCGCCAACTCTCCAAAAGATTTATCCGCTTGGGAACGCCTAGAGCGAGGACGTCAAGCAAAAGCAGAGAGCGGAGGCTATGCTGGCTTTGGTTCACCAGCATTTGGACAACGTTCCATCAACGGTGAATTGGTCGATGATCCCGCAGAATGCCAGATTATTGAATTGGTTCGTCGGCATCACAAATCAGGGAAATCTTTGCAGAAAATCGCTGATTGGCTGAATGCTCAAGGTTATACAACTAAAAGAGGTAAACCTTGGCGGCGAATTTCAGTAAAACGGATCCTTGATCGTCTTTATGGAAAAACGCCTAGAACCTCTGGCAAAATCATTTGA
- a CDS encoding CBS domain-containing protein — protein MPTPAALSWIPDLDGSINREPLIVSPETSLVDVIDLISRAHSQLCSLDDDVLSLSASAAKVSASCILVCQNHRIIGILTERDVVRLTAEEVDFTTVTVSDVMIQPVITLPYDSLRDIFAVLFLFRRYRIRHLPIVNQQEELIGVISHESIRQVLRPANLLRFRLVSDVMTTPIIHAPLNATVLTIGQLMAKYRVSCIVITQKDAEGNQRPVGIVTESDILQFQAFQIDLSKTLVETIMSTPIFLLKPEDSLWTAHQEMQKRRVGRLVVSWNWGQNLGIVTQTNLLKIFDPIEMYGVIENLQQTIHQLKMQTQFASLPTDSETAELQLPPIVESETKIPELTANQHDPSSITASLDAIYKHLESMDHNPDLFTDDQRSKLEGILEAIRDFGVAE, from the coding sequence ATGCCAACGCCCGCTGCTCTCTCTTGGATCCCTGATTTAGATGGATCAATCAATCGAGAACCACTCATTGTTTCACCCGAAACATCTTTAGTGGATGTCATCGATTTAATTAGTCGAGCTCATAGTCAGCTCTGTTCTCTGGATGATGATGTTTTGTCTTTAAGTGCTTCAGCAGCAAAAGTTTCTGCAAGTTGCATCTTAGTTTGTCAAAATCATCGCATTATTGGCATTTTGACAGAACGCGATGTTGTGCGTCTCACAGCAGAAGAAGTTGATTTCACAACGGTAACCGTGAGTGATGTGATGATACAGCCGGTGATCACACTACCCTATGACTCTTTGCGAGATATTTTTGCGGTACTTTTTTTATTTCGTCGCTATCGCATTCGACATCTACCGATCGTTAACCAACAAGAAGAATTGATCGGTGTCATTTCTCACGAAAGCATTCGCCAAGTCTTACGCCCAGCCAACCTTCTACGATTTCGCCTTGTCTCGGATGTGATGACCACACCGATTATCCATGCCCCTCTAAATGCAACAGTGCTTACGATTGGGCAGTTAATGGCGAAATATCGTGTCAGCTGTATTGTAATTACCCAAAAAGATGCAGAGGGGAATCAAAGGCCTGTTGGCATTGTGACAGAAAGCGATATTTTGCAATTTCAAGCGTTTCAAATTGATCTATCAAAGACTTTGGTGGAAACTATTATGAGTACACCGATATTTTTGCTGAAACCAGAAGATTCGTTGTGGACAGCCCATCAAGAGATGCAAAAAAGGCGAGTGGGTCGTTTAGTGGTGTCTTGGAATTGGGGGCAAAATTTAGGCATTGTCACCCAGACTAACCTACTCAAAATTTTTGATCCAATCGAAATGTATGGTGTGATCGAAAATCTCCAGCAAACAATTCACCAACTAAAAATGCAAACTCAGTTTGCTTCACTGCCTACTGATAGTGAGACAGCGGAATTGCAATTGCCTCCAATAGTGGAATCAGAAACAAAGATTCCTGAACTTACAGCGAATCAACATGATCCATCATCAATTACGGCGTCTCTCGATGCGATCTACAAACATCTTGAATCGATGGATCATAATCCCGATTTATTTACGGATGATCAGCGATCGAAACTTGAGGGCATTTTAGAGGCTATTAGAGATTTCGGCGTTGCAGAATAG
- a CDS encoding IS1 family transposase (programmed frameshift) produces MECPECQSTHIRKNGKKKGKQNHICVDCGRQFIDRYSQLGYSNAFKRECLKMYVNGMGFRAIERVKGVHHTTVITWVKQVGALLPDAYEPEEMPQVGELDELQTFVGAKKNKVWLWTAVDHFQPGILAWTIGDRSAETFKPLWAIVSLWRCFFYVTDGWKVYPIFVPDGDQIVSKTYMTRVEGENTRLRHYLARLHRKTLCYSKSVEMLEHSIRLLIHYLKFWDVPIPRPS; encoded by the exons ATGGAATGTCCAGAATGCCAATCTACTCATATCCGTAAGAATGGAAAGAAAAAAGGCAAACAGAATCACATCTGTGTAGATTGCGGTCGTCAGTTTATCGACCGCTACAGCCAGCTCGGCTACTCAAATGCCTTCAAACGTGAATGCCTCAAAATGTATGTCAACGGTATGGGCTTTCGAGCCATTGAACGGGTGAAAGGAGTGCACCACACTACCGTCATCACTTGGGTCAAACAAGTCGGTGCATTGCTGCCTGATGCTTATGAACCGGAAGAGATGCCTCAGGTCGGGGAACTCGATGAACTTCAAACATTCGTCGGTGCTA AAAAAAACAAGGTCTGGCTCTGGACAGCAGTAGACCACTTTCAACCAGGTATTCTTGCTTGGACTATTGGTGACAGAAGTGCAGAGACATTCAAGCCACTATGGGCAATCGTTAGTCTCTGGAGATGCTTCTTTTACGTCACAGATGGCTGGAAAGTTTATCCCATCTTTGTACCCGATGGGGACCAGATTGTCAGTAAGACCTATATGACTCGAGTCGAAGGAGAGAACACTCGATTGCGGCATTATCTCGCTCGACTCCATCGAAAGACCTTATGTTATTCAAAGTCTGTGGAAATGTTAGAGCATTCGATTCGATTGCTGATTCACTATCTCAAGTTCTGGGATGTTCCTATCCCTCGACCCTCATAG
- a CDS encoding glycosyltransferase family 2 protein yields MNDRLSLCMIVKNEADILAECLRSVQDVVSEIVILDTGSTDDTVAIAESFGAVIGHYEWSNDFAAARNEALKLVTKEWVLVLDADEKLNEKAIEDIEKAITEPDTLAVNLVRYEIGAAQSPYSLVSRLFRMHPAIKFERPYHAMIDDSVAELLTVEPQWQIKDLSTIAIFHTGYQREAIAKLEKSTRAKQAMEAYFKAHKNDPYVCSKLGAIYIYEGLAKQGLKTLKQGLKCSANASPNLLYELHYHLGNAFRKQGETDKAIKHYNQAIEQPIINKLKIGAHHNLGALLQTLGKAEEAIAQHQTTVVIDPTFAAGHYHMGMAYKAVGKVGEAITAYEQCLKYDPYNPWVHQNLAAILYRIGQIEESTKFFKQAIALHDEQNPQEAAKLRAKLKDLISAPL; encoded by the coding sequence ATGAATGATCGCCTGAGTCTCTGCATGATTGTGAAAAATGAGGCGGATATCCTCGCAGAATGTCTCAGAAGTGTGCAGGATGTGGTGAGCGAGATCGTGATCCTCGATACGGGGTCAACGGATGATACGGTGGCGATCGCCGAAAGTTTTGGGGCGGTGATTGGTCATTATGAATGGTCAAATGATTTTGCGGCAGCACGGAATGAAGCTCTGAAGTTGGTGACAAAAGAATGGGTTTTAGTTCTAGACGCGGATGAAAAATTAAACGAAAAAGCAATTGAAGATATCGAAAAGGCGATCACCGAGCCAGATACCCTTGCAGTGAATTTGGTACGTTATGAAATTGGCGCAGCTCAATCTCCCTATTCGTTGGTATCGCGATTATTTCGAATGCACCCAGCCATTAAATTTGAGCGCCCTTATCACGCGATGATTGACGATAGCGTGGCAGAACTGCTGACAGTAGAACCTCAGTGGCAGATTAAGGATTTGTCGACTATCGCCATTTTTCATACGGGATATCAGCGGGAGGCGATCGCCAAACTAGAGAAAAGTACTCGCGCCAAACAAGCGATGGAAGCCTACTTCAAAGCTCATAAAAATGATCCCTATGTTTGCAGTAAATTAGGGGCAATTTATATTTATGAAGGGCTAGCCAAACAGGGTTTAAAAACGCTTAAGCAAGGGCTGAAATGTAGTGCGAATGCGAGCCCCAATCTTCTCTATGAATTGCACTATCATCTTGGTAATGCGTTTCGGAAACAGGGTGAAACAGACAAAGCGATCAAGCATTACAACCAAGCGATTGAGCAACCCATTATCAACAAACTCAAAATTGGGGCACACCATAATCTCGGCGCACTCCTTCAAACTCTCGGTAAAGCGGAAGAGGCGATCGCCCAACATCAAACCACTGTGGTTATTGACCCCACGTTTGCAGCAGGACATTACCACATGGGTATGGCATACAAAGCAGTAGGGAAAGTCGGTGAGGCGATCACTGCCTATGAGCAATGTTTAAAATACGACCCCTATAATCCTTGGGTTCACCAAAATCTAGCGGCAATTCTCTACCGCATCGGTCAAATCGAAGAAAGCACTAAATTCTTTAAACAGGCGATCGCCCTCCACGATGAGCAAAATCCTCAGGAAGCTGCGAAGCTCCGCGCCAAACTGAAAGACTTAATTAGTGCACCTCTTTAA
- a CDS encoding chlorophyll a/b-binding protein — protein sequence MSSTYLLFTKGHIMEDKKFGFTISAESLNGRMAMIGFVAALALELTTGQGVLHFFGLL from the coding sequence ATGTCAAGCACTTATCTCCTCTTTACAAAAGGTCACATCATGGAAGACAAGAAATTTGGTTTCACAATCTCCGCAGAAAGTCTAAATGGCCGCATGGCTATGATTGGTTTCGTTGCAGCTCTTGCTCTTGAACTCACTACTGGTCAAGGCGTTCTTCACTTCTTCGGTCTCCTCTAA
- a CDS encoding NAD(P)/FAD-dependent oxidoreductase: protein MTPDTEIIVIGSGIGGLCCAGLLARYGFDVLVLESHAIAGGAAHSFVRDGYHFDSGPSLYSGLSYSPSSNPLRQVMDLLDVDCEWLQYDAWGVDLPEGYFRADVGSDGFCEMLTQMGKSDVISQWRNLQEKMRPLGEASVKLPLAAFREDLGALFTVGKFAGELLPYLPYAPQLNAPFGNVMNKAVQDPFVKNWLDLLCFMLSGLPASGTICAEMAFMFAEWYRPEVLLDYPKGGSGAIIDALIRGLKKFGGSIKLNSHVSEILMENGKASGVRLRNGEEIHTKTAVVSNASIWNTLGLLDQKKLPSSFVKKRQGMKPCRSFMHLHLGVDGKDLPAETECHYLIVNDWERGVAAEQNVVAVSIPSLLDSSLAPDGKHGVHVYLPATEPYDRWEDMKRNTDEYAEFKETRAKVMWDALERVIPDIRQRTELELIGTPLTHERFLRTHRGTYGPELIAGKERFPGCKTPIPQLFCCGGSTFPGIGVPAVAGSGIIAANTIAPLGNHLQILQAIKV from the coding sequence ATGACCCCAGATACAGAGATTATTGTGATTGGCAGTGGTATTGGTGGTCTATGTTGCGCGGGTTTATTGGCGCGATACGGATTTGATGTGCTGGTGCTGGAAAGTCATGCGATCGCCGGGGGAGCTGCCCATAGTTTTGTTCGCGATGGCTACCACTTTGATTCTGGCCCATCTTTATATTCCGGTTTGTCCTACAGTCCGTCTTCAAATCCTCTGCGACAAGTGATGGATTTGCTCGATGTCGATTGCGAATGGTTGCAATATGATGCCTGGGGAGTGGATCTGCCGGAAGGTTATTTTCGCGCTGATGTCGGGTCTGATGGTTTTTGCGAAATGCTGACTCAGATGGGCAAAAGCGATGTCATTTCCCAGTGGCGAAACCTCCAGGAAAAAATGCGACCCCTCGGAGAAGCTTCCGTCAAACTTCCCCTCGCTGCCTTCCGAGAAGATTTAGGTGCGCTCTTCACTGTCGGAAAATTTGCAGGAGAGCTATTGCCCTATTTGCCCTATGCCCCTCAACTGAATGCCCCTTTCGGCAATGTGATGAATAAGGCGGTGCAGGATCCATTCGTCAAAAATTGGCTGGATTTGTTGTGCTTTATGTTGTCGGGTCTGCCTGCCTCGGGGACAATCTGCGCGGAAATGGCTTTCATGTTTGCAGAGTGGTATCGCCCTGAAGTGCTGTTGGATTATCCGAAGGGCGGCAGTGGTGCGATTATTGATGCGCTAATTCGTGGCCTAAAAAAGTTTGGTGGCAGCATTAAGCTCAATAGTCACGTGAGCGAAATTCTGATGGAGAATGGCAAAGCAAGTGGTGTTCGCCTCCGCAATGGTGAAGAAATCCACACGAAAACAGCAGTCGTTTCTAATGCTTCGATTTGGAATACCTTGGGTTTACTCGACCAGAAAAAGTTGCCCAGCAGTTTCGTTAAAAAGCGCCAAGGCATGAAACCCTGTCGGAGCTTTATGCATCTGCATTTGGGGGTTGATGGCAAAGATTTACCCGCAGAAACGGAATGTCATTACCTCATCGTTAACGATTGGGAACGAGGTGTTGCGGCGGAGCAAAATGTTGTGGCGGTATCGATTCCCTCTTTGCTCGATTCGAGTTTGGCGCCGGATGGCAAACATGGCGTCCATGTTTATCTGCCTGCGACGGAACCCTATGACCGTTGGGAAGATATGAAGCGAAATACTGATGAATATGCTGAGTTTAAAGAGACTCGCGCCAAGGTGATGTGGGATGCTCTCGAACGAGTGATTCCAGATATTCGACAGCGGACAGAACTAGAATTAATCGGCACACCGCTAACCCATGAACGATTTTTGCGAACTCACCGTGGTACCTATGGCCCCGAATTAATTGCTGGCAAAGAAAGATTTCCGGGTTGTAAAACACCGATTCCGCAGTTATTTTGCTGTGGTGGCTCGACATTTCCGGGGATTGGCGTTCCGGCAGTGGCGGGTTCCGGAATTATTGCCGCGAATACTATTGCGCCCCTCGGAAATCATCTTCAGATATTGCAGGCGATCAAAGTTTAA
- a CDS encoding IS982 family transposase — protein MTSLEPLFCAVDDVCQVFEPQWQQQLLASKQRRRRRSRSLSLSEIMTILIAFDQSHYRNFKYFYLINVRHHWRGAFPRAVSDQRFVEWMPSTLVPSMCLPTAQCTGISFIDATSIKVCQNRRISQHRVFDGHAARGKTSVGWFFGFKLHLVINDHGELLNVKITSGNTNDRKPVVELLKELSGKVFADKGYVSQPLAQYLQEEYDERLLAKPRRNMKNHLMLWRDKVLARKRALIETVIDQLKNISQIEHSRHRSPANFCVNLLYGLIAYCHQPKKPSLKLD, from the coding sequence ATGACCAGTCTAGAGCCTTTGTTTTGTGCTGTTGATGATGTTTGCCAAGTCTTCGAACCTCAATGGCAACAACAGCTGCTGGCCTCGAAACAACGGCGGCGACGTCGCTCAAGAAGCTTGAGTTTAAGCGAGATAATGACGATATTGATTGCATTTGATCAATCTCACTATCGTAATTTCAAATATTTCTATCTCATCAATGTGCGTCATCACTGGCGAGGAGCTTTTCCCAGAGCCGTGAGTGACCAACGTTTTGTGGAGTGGATGCCTTCGACGTTAGTACCTTCTATGTGTCTACCTACAGCACAATGCACAGGTATCAGCTTCATTGATGCCACCAGTATCAAAGTTTGTCAAAATCGCCGCATCTCTCAACATCGCGTTTTTGATGGTCATGCCGCTCGAGGTAAAACATCTGTGGGTTGGTTCTTTGGTTTCAAACTACATCTGGTTATCAATGACCATGGCGAATTACTCAATGTAAAAATCACGTCTGGCAACACCAATGATAGAAAGCCGGTAGTGGAGCTTTTGAAAGAGTTATCGGGAAAAGTCTTTGCTGATAAAGGTTACGTCTCTCAACCTCTGGCACAGTATTTACAAGAAGAATATGATGAGAGGCTTCTAGCTAAGCCTCGTCGCAATATGAAGAATCACCTGATGCTTTGGCGTGACAAAGTGCTGGCTCGTAAGCGAGCTTTAATTGAGACAGTCATTGACCAACTGAAGAATATTTCTCAGATTGAGCATTCCCGCCACCGCAGTCCTGCCAACTTTTGTGTCAATCTACTTTACGGTCTCATTGCCTATTGTCATCAGCCCAAGAAACCTTCTCTAAAACTTGATTAG